The Halofilum ochraceum genome includes a region encoding these proteins:
- a CDS encoding DUF4168 domain-containing protein, whose amino-acid sequence MRSPYVSILILVTGFMMMPVALAENGSSGDFEQEELETFLQARADVLSIQEEYSNRLQSAQDDQAVAQLQAEAREKMAAAVQDAGLSIDEFNQIAQAAQSDPDVAAELESLAE is encoded by the coding sequence ATGCGCAGTCCGTACGTAAGCATCCTCATTCTGGTCACCGGGTTCATGATGATGCCGGTGGCGCTCGCCGAGAACGGCTCAAGCGGCGATTTCGAGCAGGAGGAACTCGAGACATTCCTCCAGGCGCGGGCCGATGTGCTCAGCATCCAGGAGGAATATTCCAACCGACTGCAATCGGCGCAGGATGACCAGGCCGTGGCGCAACTCCAGGCCGAGGCGCGTGAGAAAATGGCCGCGGCAGTCCAGGACGCCGGGCTGTCGATCGATGAGTTCAATCAGATCGCACAGGCGGCGCAGAGCGATCCCGACGTGGCCGCGGAACTCGAATCGCTCGCGGAATAG
- a CDS encoding maleate cis-trans isomerase family protein, translating to MTRLGILYPPSGAEFEYYRHGERLGEDVRIALMGVRIFGDDDEHAPHHLRRTAALPNLETSARALAPLAPDAAVWACTSGSFIDGLGHARAQAEALGTMLRCPATSTSLAFSAALNALGIARVSIVATYPEATAAAFADFLRETGITVDAMRCLDAPSGPAAAALGEARFFESAAAMTVDPASALLIPDTAVPTLEWIQDLEDRLGCTVLTANQVSLWHTARLAGLNTALPGIGRLWESTEFEVR from the coding sequence ATGACCCGACTCGGCATACTCTACCCGCCGTCCGGCGCAGAGTTCGAATACTACCGCCATGGCGAGCGCCTCGGCGAAGACGTGCGCATTGCGCTGATGGGGGTCCGCATCTTCGGCGATGACGACGAGCACGCACCGCATCACCTGCGGCGGACGGCCGCCCTCCCGAATCTCGAGACCAGCGCGCGGGCACTGGCACCGCTGGCACCCGACGCCGCCGTCTGGGCCTGCACGAGCGGCAGCTTCATCGACGGGCTCGGGCATGCCCGCGCCCAGGCCGAGGCCCTCGGCACGATGCTGCGCTGTCCGGCCACGAGCACCTCCCTCGCCTTCTCGGCGGCGCTGAATGCACTGGGCATCGCCCGGGTGTCGATCGTGGCCACCTACCCGGAAGCGACCGCGGCCGCGTTTGCGGACTTCCTTCGCGAGACCGGGATTACGGTCGACGCAATGCGCTGTCTCGATGCGCCGTCGGGGCCGGCCGCGGCCGCGCTGGGCGAAGCGCGGTTTTTCGAATCGGCGGCCGCCATGACCGTCGACCCCGCGAGCGCGCTGCTGATTCCGGACACGGCCGTACCGACACTGGAATGGATCCAGGATCTCGAGGATCGACTCGGCTGCACGGTATTGACGGCCAACCAGGTCAGCCTCTGGCACACCGCGCGGTTGGCGGGTCTGAACACGGCGTTACCCGGGATCGGGCGGCTGTGGGAATCCACCGAGTTCGAGGTGCGGTAG
- a CDS encoding efflux RND transporter permease subunit — protein MNAGSSSSGGMAGVIARLVTNPLPPLLALFAIAAGVAALALTPREEEPQIVVPVADVHVRAPGLSAEQVERQVATPLEKLLHQIDGVEYVYSSSGAGRAVVTVRFYVGEDRERSLVKIYDKVRSNTDRVPAAVESWVVKPVDIDDVPIVLAVLWSEDRVQVDDHGLRRLAEEMDQRLQSVEDTSRVTVTGGRPRRIRVELDPEALAARRTAPLEVAEAIGVSNEQVESGAVVELDRRAIVEGGLFIEDARELRELVVNVVDGVPVYLGDVARVLDGPSEPENYSWIGFGPASDRSAAAGTYPAVTLAVAKKHGTNAVRVSANIKERLQTFERELFPEGVQYRIIRDYGRTADDKVGQLISSLGIAVLTVVIFLAVFIGWRAALVVGLAVPVCYGITLFLDYLTGYTINRVTLFALILALGLLVDDPITGVDNIERWFRMGVHRARDSVAAAMVEIRGALIMSTVAIVVAFAPMFFITGMMGPYMAPMAFNVPVTVIASTSVAFLVTPWLAYHLLRHEPQAGGYDVRKTGVYRFYAPILGWMLKNRGRAWCVLGVVAALFVIAVSLPAFRMVPLKLLPYDNKDEFQIVVDMPEGTTLERTDAVTRAFADYLRTVPEVRDFTGYVGTASPMDFNGMIRQYYLREEPHQADLRVTLAPRARRSQQSHQLLLRIRRDLQGIADRHGVAVKLVEVPPGPPVVATVTAEIRGEAGTPHERLLEGAERLADRMRSEPGVVDVDTSASAEQVRYRFRTDKEKAALSGISTADVARTLRLGTGGMNAGHLQIPTEADPLPIELRLPVERRGGPDDLAALYIKGRAGIVQQRENGGLRDAPTPLVRLGEIGQFERTTREQTIQHKNLERVAYVFAEVAGRPPAEVIQDLVADRGVTGNHDNRPVDGRTYLNPGGGIGWDLPPDVRAEWTGEGEWFINLRVFRDLGIAFGVAVIGIFLVIYLQTGIAALSGIILLSIPLSMIGIMPGFWLLNQIGDRSIDGFADPVFFTATAMIGMIALAGIVVRNALVLVEFIQLSRDQGLEVREALVQAGAVRMRPVLLTAATTLLGNLVITLDPIFSGLAWAIIFGIIASTVFTLVVVPLVYFLVYGRNEVAQAETGAETHS, from the coding sequence ATGAACGCCGGATCGTCCTCCAGCGGCGGCATGGCCGGCGTGATCGCGCGGCTTGTCACCAATCCGCTCCCCCCGCTCCTCGCGCTGTTCGCGATCGCTGCCGGTGTCGCCGCGCTGGCGCTGACGCCGCGCGAAGAGGAACCGCAGATCGTCGTGCCGGTCGCCGACGTGCACGTGCGTGCACCGGGACTGAGCGCGGAACAGGTCGAGCGCCAGGTCGCCACACCGCTGGAAAAACTGCTCCATCAGATCGACGGTGTCGAGTACGTGTACTCGAGTTCCGGGGCCGGGCGCGCGGTCGTGACGGTCCGTTTCTATGTCGGTGAGGATCGTGAGCGCTCGCTGGTCAAGATCTACGACAAGGTCCGCTCGAATACCGACCGGGTACCGGCCGCCGTTGAGTCGTGGGTCGTCAAGCCGGTGGACATCGATGATGTCCCGATCGTCCTGGCGGTCCTCTGGAGCGAGGACCGGGTACAGGTGGACGATCATGGTCTGCGGCGTCTGGCTGAGGAAATGGATCAGCGCCTGCAGTCGGTCGAGGACACGAGTCGGGTCACCGTCACCGGCGGGCGGCCCCGACGGATCCGGGTCGAGCTCGATCCCGAGGCCCTCGCGGCAAGGCGCACGGCCCCACTGGAGGTCGCCGAAGCGATCGGAGTCTCAAACGAGCAGGTCGAGTCCGGTGCGGTGGTGGAACTCGATCGGAGGGCCATCGTCGAGGGTGGTCTGTTCATTGAGGATGCGCGCGAGCTGCGGGAACTTGTCGTCAACGTTGTTGATGGTGTGCCGGTGTATCTCGGGGACGTCGCCCGGGTACTGGATGGACCGTCGGAACCGGAGAATTATTCCTGGATCGGCTTCGGTCCGGCGTCCGACCGGAGTGCGGCGGCGGGTACATACCCGGCGGTCACGCTCGCGGTCGCGAAAAAGCACGGAACAAACGCGGTCCGGGTTTCGGCGAACATCAAGGAGAGACTGCAAACGTTCGAGCGGGAGCTGTTCCCCGAGGGCGTTCAGTATCGGATTATCCGCGACTACGGGCGTACCGCGGACGATAAGGTCGGTCAGCTGATCTCCAGCCTCGGTATTGCCGTACTCACCGTAGTGATCTTTCTGGCCGTGTTTATCGGCTGGCGCGCGGCATTGGTGGTCGGGCTGGCCGTGCCGGTCTGCTATGGGATAACGCTGTTTCTTGATTACCTGACCGGTTACACGATCAACCGGGTCACGCTGTTCGCGCTGATCCTCGCCCTTGGCCTGCTGGTCGACGACCCCATCACCGGCGTGGACAACATCGAGCGCTGGTTCCGGATGGGCGTGCACCGCGCGCGCGACTCCGTCGCTGCCGCGATGGTGGAAATCCGCGGCGCCCTGATCATGTCGACCGTGGCGATCGTCGTGGCGTTCGCTCCGATGTTTTTCATTACCGGCATGATGGGACCGTACATGGCGCCAATGGCGTTCAATGTGCCTGTCACCGTGATTGCGAGCACCAGCGTCGCATTCCTGGTGACCCCCTGGCTGGCGTACCACCTGTTGCGCCATGAGCCGCAGGCGGGCGGCTACGACGTCCGCAAAACCGGCGTATATCGTTTCTATGCGCCGATACTGGGCTGGATGCTGAAGAATCGCGGCCGCGCGTGGTGTGTGCTGGGCGTGGTGGCCGCGCTTTTCGTCATCGCAGTCTCCCTGCCGGCATTCCGTATGGTCCCACTCAAGCTCCTGCCGTACGACAACAAGGACGAATTCCAGATCGTTGTCGATATGCCGGAGGGTACGACGCTGGAGCGGACCGATGCGGTCACGCGTGCATTCGCCGACTACCTGCGCACCGTACCCGAGGTTCGGGACTTTACCGGTTATGTCGGGACGGCATCGCCGATGGATTTCAACGGGATGATCCGCCAGTACTACCTGCGCGAAGAACCGCACCAGGCCGATCTGCGCGTCACGCTTGCGCCCCGGGCGCGGCGGTCACAACAGTCGCATCAACTCCTGTTGAGGATTCGGCGCGATCTGCAGGGCATTGCCGATCGTCACGGCGTCGCTGTCAAACTGGTTGAGGTGCCGCCTGGTCCGCCTGTTGTCGCCACGGTAACGGCAGAAATCAGAGGCGAAGCCGGAACCCCCCATGAGCGCCTGCTCGAAGGGGCGGAGCGTCTTGCCGATCGGATGCGATCGGAGCCCGGGGTCGTCGATGTAGACACCTCGGCGTCAGCGGAGCAGGTCCGCTATCGGTTCAGGACGGACAAGGAGAAGGCCGCCCTTTCGGGGATATCCACCGCCGATGTCGCCCGCACGCTGCGGCTCGGGACCGGGGGCATGAATGCCGGTCACCTGCAGATCCCGACCGAGGCCGACCCGTTGCCGATCGAACTGCGCCTGCCGGTTGAGCGGCGGGGCGGCCCCGACGACCTGGCCGCACTGTATATCAAGGGCCGCGCGGGTATCGTCCAGCAGCGCGAGAATGGCGGTCTGCGCGACGCGCCAACGCCGCTGGTCCGCCTTGGTGAAATCGGGCAATTCGAGCGCACGACCCGGGAACAGACGATTCAGCACAAGAATCTCGAGCGGGTCGCTTATGTGTTCGCCGAGGTCGCCGGCCGTCCGCCCGCCGAGGTGATCCAGGATCTCGTCGCCGACCGGGGAGTGACGGGCAACCACGACAATCGCCCGGTCGACGGTCGCACTTACCTGAATCCCGGTGGTGGTATCGGATGGGACCTGCCGCCGGATGTGCGCGCTGAATGGACGGGGGAGGGCGAATGGTTTATCAACCTGCGCGTGTTTCGTGATCTGGGAATCGCGTTCGGTGTGGCGGTGATCGGGATCTTTCTGGTGATCTACCTGCAGACCGGCATCGCGGCGTTGTCCGGGATCATCCTGCTTTCCATCCCGCTGTCGATGATCGGGATCATGCCGGGGTTCTGGCTGCTCAATCAGATCGGGGATCGCAGTATCGACGGGTTCGCTGATCCGGTCTTTTTCACCGCAACGGCGATGATCGGGATGATCGCGCTTGCCGGCATCGTGGTGCGCAATGCGCTCGTGCTCGTCGAATTCATCCAACTGTCGCGCGATCAGGGCCTCGAAGTGCGCGAGGCACTCGTTCAGGCTGGCGCGGTCCGCATGCGCCCGGTGCTGCTCACGGCCGCGACGACGCTGCTCGGCAACCTCGTCATCACCCTGGACCCGATCTTCTCGGGGCTCGCCTGGGCCATCATCTTCGGCATCATCGCTTCTACCGTGTTCACGCTGGTGGTGGTGCCGCTCGTGTACTTCCTGGTTTACGGGCGAAACGAAGTGGCACAAGCGGAAACGGGTGCGGAGACACACTCATGA
- a CDS encoding TVP38/TMEM64 family protein — protein MIRAIAIAGALALLVLAAWTGWLLYDSGHLSRTGLVTLAERSGPWAPLILMGLMVLAVVIGPIPTVPISIASGLVFGPVAGFIYAMAGALIGAALSFWIARLLGQPIMRRFLGGHIAFCPACSSRLLFLVILVARLLPVVSFAFVSYGAGLTAMRTSAFLLATAIGMVPMTALYVAAGTSLTASPAVAAIGGLVVVMLVLLLPLLVERFDPFGLATWLRHAAHAHAKDPTHRKERIDPDRPND, from the coding sequence ATGATTCGGGCCATCGCGATCGCCGGCGCGCTTGCGCTACTCGTTCTCGCCGCCTGGACCGGGTGGCTGCTGTATGACAGTGGCCATCTATCGCGCACGGGCCTGGTCACACTGGCCGAACGCAGTGGGCCGTGGGCGCCGCTGATACTGATGGGATTGATGGTCCTGGCGGTCGTCATCGGCCCAATCCCGACCGTGCCGATCTCCATCGCGAGCGGTCTCGTGTTCGGCCCGGTGGCCGGTTTCATCTACGCCATGGCCGGCGCCCTGATCGGTGCGGCGCTCAGCTTCTGGATCGCGCGCCTTTTGGGCCAACCGATCATGCGGCGGTTCCTGGGCGGTCATATCGCATTCTGCCCGGCATGCAGCAGTCGCCTCCTGTTTCTGGTGATACTCGTGGCGCGACTGCTGCCGGTCGTGTCGTTCGCATTCGTCAGTTACGGGGCGGGATTGACGGCGATGCGCACCAGCGCCTTCCTGCTGGCCACCGCCATCGGCATGGTGCCGATGACCGCACTGTACGTCGCCGCCGGCACGAGCCTCACGGCGTCCCCCGCCGTCGCGGCGATCGGCGGCCTGGTGGTGGTCATGCTGGTACTGCTGTTACCGCTGCTGGTGGAGCGCTTCGATCCATTCGGCCTCGCGACGTGGCTGAGGCATGCAGCGCACGCTCATGCGAAGGACCCGACACACCGAAAAGAGCGGATCGATCCCGATCGCCCTAATGACTGA
- a CDS encoding efflux RND transporter periplasmic adaptor subunit, giving the protein MNRRSVLRLGGAVLALGILGIVMAFFAGMFSPTIEPGTVAVEPEPIEGEVVTVESVRTKVQANAPGTVEARHEAVLSPRITARITAVHVRAGDAVEAGAVLVELDERDLESRLRQTRDRAAAAQARLDEAERHFQRMRDLYERDVVSRADLDRAEADRAAAQAELARASDAVEEARTALSHATIRAPMTGRVIDRLAEPGDTARPGVPLLRIYDPGSLQLDAHVRESIAARMERGQSLNARIDAVDANLEVTIKEIVPSAEPGSRTFIVRAGLPGHANLYPGMFGRLIIVTGSEQRIEVPAAAIERVGQLEFVRVVTERGPVRRHIRTGETTPDGRVEVMSGLVAGERIVIPR; this is encoded by the coding sequence ATGAACAGGCGATCCGTACTCCGATTGGGCGGCGCCGTGCTCGCACTTGGCATCCTTGGCATTGTCATGGCCTTTTTCGCTGGCATGTTTTCGCCAACGATCGAACCCGGAACGGTGGCGGTCGAACCGGAACCGATCGAAGGCGAGGTGGTTACGGTCGAATCCGTGCGCACGAAGGTGCAGGCCAACGCGCCCGGCACCGTGGAAGCGCGGCACGAGGCCGTGCTCTCCCCTCGGATCACCGCACGGATTACCGCTGTCCACGTACGCGCGGGTGATGCCGTCGAGGCCGGAGCGGTGCTCGTGGAGCTGGACGAGCGCGATCTCGAGTCGCGGTTGCGTCAGACGCGCGACCGTGCGGCTGCGGCGCAGGCCCGTCTGGATGAGGCGGAGCGCCATTTCCAGCGTATGCGGGATCTCTATGAACGGGACGTGGTCTCGCGCGCCGACCTGGACCGCGCCGAAGCGGACCGGGCTGCGGCCCAGGCCGAACTGGCGCGGGCGAGCGATGCCGTCGAGGAAGCGCGCACCGCGCTCAGCCACGCGACCATCCGGGCCCCGATGACGGGCCGTGTGATCGACCGCCTTGCCGAGCCGGGCGATACGGCGCGCCCGGGCGTGCCGCTGTTGCGGATCTACGACCCGGGCAGCCTGCAGCTGGACGCGCATGTCCGCGAGTCGATCGCGGCGCGGATGGAGCGCGGTCAGTCGCTGAACGCGCGGATCGATGCCGTCGACGCGAATCTGGAGGTTACGATCAAGGAAATCGTGCCCTCCGCGGAACCCGGCTCCAGGACGTTCATCGTCCGTGCGGGACTGCCAGGGCACGCCAATCTCTATCCCGGTATGTTCGGGCGCCTGATTATCGTGACCGGCTCGGAGCAGCGGATCGAGGTGCCGGCGGCGGCGATCGAACGAGTGGGTCAGCTCGAGTTTGTGCGTGTGGTGACCGAAAGAGGGCCGGTTCGCCGCCATATCCGGACCGGCGAAACGACCCCTGATGGTCGCGTCGAGGTGATGAGTGGACTGGTCGCCGGGGAACGGATCGTCATCCCCCGATGA
- a CDS encoding Smr/MutS family protein, whose product MARIKLDLHPIARNGGAIEAELNRVMDEAESKRIKTVEIIHGKGSGQLKKRVLKFLERPDMKARYARVDKDAKNHGRLFVYFRF is encoded by the coding sequence ATGGCCAGGATCAAACTGGACCTCCACCCCATCGCCCGCAACGGCGGTGCGATCGAAGCGGAACTGAACCGCGTGATGGACGAGGCCGAAAGCAAACGGATCAAAACCGTCGAGATCATCCACGGCAAGGGATCGGGCCAGCTCAAGAAGCGCGTCCTGAAATTTCTCGAGCGCCCGGACATGAAAGCGCGCTACGCCCGCGTGGACAAGGACGCGAAGAACCACGGCCGCCTGTTCGTGTACTTCCGCTTTTGA
- the cysK gene encoding cysteine synthase A, whose amino-acid sequence MKSGTRTTDGRGRLYDDVLETVGNTPCIRINHLAPDHVTLYVKAEFFNPAGSVKDRLALNIIEAAERDGSLKPGQTVVEATSGNTGIGLAMVCAAKGYPLVVTMAESFSIERRRLMRFLGAKVVLTPRELKGFGMYEKARELAETHGWFLAHQFESEANADIHEATTGREILADFDGQRLDYFVTGYGTGGTIAGVGRALRRERPDVKLILSEPTSAQLVASGTPQERTAENEPAAGHPAFEPHPIQGWTPDFIPWVLQEALDQSYVDELIPVAGPDGIAWSRKLAQREGIFTGVSGGATVAVAMELAERAPAGSVILAMLPDTGERYLSTPLFEDIGAEMDASEIEVMESTPGFQMPR is encoded by the coding sequence ATGAAATCCGGAACCCGAACGACGGATGGACGCGGGCGGCTGTACGACGATGTCCTGGAGACGGTCGGCAACACACCGTGTATCCGGATCAACCACCTCGCCCCGGATCACGTCACCCTGTACGTGAAGGCGGAGTTCTTCAATCCGGCCGGTTCGGTCAAGGACCGACTGGCCCTGAATATCATCGAGGCGGCCGAGCGCGACGGTAGCCTGAAGCCGGGCCAGACGGTGGTCGAGGCCACCAGCGGCAATACCGGTATCGGGTTGGCCATGGTCTGTGCCGCGAAGGGGTATCCGCTGGTCGTGACGATGGCCGAGAGCTTCTCGATCGAGCGTCGCCGCCTGATGCGCTTCCTGGGCGCCAAGGTCGTGCTGACGCCGCGCGAGCTCAAGGGTTTCGGCATGTATGAGAAAGCGCGCGAACTGGCGGAGACCCACGGCTGGTTCCTCGCCCACCAGTTCGAGAGCGAGGCGAACGCCGATATCCACGAGGCCACCACCGGTCGGGAGATCCTCGCCGACTTCGATGGCCAGCGGCTGGACTACTTCGTGACCGGCTACGGCACCGGCGGCACGATCGCCGGCGTCGGCCGCGCACTGCGGCGTGAACGCCCGGACGTGAAGCTGATCCTCAGCGAACCGACCAGCGCCCAGCTGGTCGCCAGCGGTACGCCGCAGGAACGAACGGCGGAGAATGAGCCCGCCGCCGGCCATCCGGCCTTCGAGCCCCACCCGATCCAGGGCTGGACGCCGGATTTCATCCCGTGGGTGCTGCAGGAGGCGCTCGATCAGTCCTATGTCGACGAACTGATCCCGGTCGCCGGACCGGATGGCATCGCATGGTCACGGAAGCTCGCGCAGCGGGAAGGCATCTTTACCGGCGTGTCCGGCGGCGCGACGGTCGCGGTGGCGATGGAGCTTGCCGAACGCGCGCCGGCAGGATCCGTCATTCTGGCCATGCTGCCGGATACCGGGGAGCGGTATCTGTCCACGCCCCTGTTCGAGGACATCGGCGCCGAGATGGATGCGAGCGAGATTGAGGTCATGGAGTCGACGCCGGGCTTCCAGATGCCGCGTTGA
- a CDS encoding lipocalin family protein, with protein sequence MATVSRRLIVALFAVFLGGCSVMPPDDFPRAERVDLDRFVGTWYVIAHIPPDATSNAYNSIERYERVGEDRIRTVFTYRDGGFDGERERMEMTGFVQAGTSNAIWAMQPFWPLRLENTISYVDPDYRTTIVARSKRDWVWIMARTPEIPEREYEELVARVEALGYDLEGLRKVPQQPLDERDDL encoded by the coding sequence ATGGCCACCGTTTCCCGCCGTCTGATCGTGGCGCTGTTCGCCGTCTTCCTTGGTGGTTGCAGCGTGATGCCGCCGGATGACTTCCCGCGCGCGGAGCGCGTCGATCTCGACCGCTTCGTCGGCACCTGGTATGTGATCGCGCACATTCCCCCCGACGCCACGAGCAATGCCTACAACTCGATCGAGCGCTACGAGCGTGTCGGCGAGGATCGCATCCGGACCGTATTCACTTACCGCGATGGCGGGTTCGACGGCGAACGTGAGCGCATGGAGATGACCGGGTTCGTGCAGGCCGGCACGAGCAATGCGATCTGGGCGATGCAGCCGTTCTGGCCGCTCCGGCTCGAGAACACCATCAGCTACGTGGATCCGGATTACCGTACGACCATCGTCGCCCGCTCGAAACGCGACTGGGTCTGGATCATGGCGCGAACACCGGAAATTCCGGAGCGCGAGTACGAAGAGCTCGTCGCGCGTGTGGAAGCGCTGGGTTACGACCTGGAGGGGCTGCGCAAGGTCCCCCAGCAGCCACTGGACGAGCGCGACGACCTGTAA
- a CDS encoding FAD-binding oxidoreductase: MTIHSLVRLDGTGGAVPNPDLEQFKADFHGRLIDPEDPEYDKARAVWNAAIDRRPGLIARCSGPADVIQAVRFAGRHGILTAVRSGAHNIAGNAVCDGGLVIDLSAMRGIRVDREHHTVRVEAGATLAELDHETQAFGLAVPLGINSTTGVAGLTLGGGFGWLARSLGLTIDNLIGADVVTADGDYIHASNDEHVDLFWALRGGGGNFGIVTSFEYRVHPVGPTVLAGPIVHPLANGQRILAEYREHAAAAPDAMTAWVVLRKAPPLPFLDASVHGEEVLILALCHSDSGEDAEAAARPFRRIGTPIADAVGPCPFSAFQQAFDPLLTPGARNYWKSHNLTELSDGVIDTLIRYAGMLPSDETEIFLGQLGGRVNRIKPEATAYPHRDANFVINLHTRWRDPADDQRCIEWTRALFADLAPWATGGVYVNFMPDDETGQDRLRAAYGPHWNRLTRVKRRYDPENFFRMNQNIQPAAEEQEAAE; encoded by the coding sequence ATGACCATCCATTCCCTGGTCAGGCTCGACGGCACGGGGGGAGCCGTCCCGAATCCTGATCTCGAGCAGTTCAAAGCCGATTTTCACGGCCGCCTGATTGACCCGGAAGATCCGGAATACGACAAGGCGCGCGCCGTCTGGAACGCGGCGATTGATCGACGACCTGGCCTCATCGCGCGCTGCAGTGGACCGGCCGATGTCATCCAGGCCGTGCGCTTCGCCGGCAGGCACGGCATTCTCACCGCCGTCCGTTCGGGCGCCCACAATATCGCCGGTAACGCCGTATGCGACGGCGGCCTGGTCATCGACCTTTCCGCAATGCGCGGCATCCGCGTGGATCGCGAACACCACACGGTGCGGGTGGAGGCCGGGGCGACCCTGGCCGAGCTCGATCATGAGACCCAGGCCTTCGGCCTGGCCGTCCCGCTCGGTATCAACTCCACCACCGGCGTCGCGGGACTGACCCTCGGCGGTGGCTTCGGCTGGCTGGCCCGGAGCCTCGGTCTCACGATCGACAACCTCATCGGCGCCGATGTCGTGACCGCGGACGGGGACTACATCCATGCCAGCAATGACGAGCACGTGGATCTGTTCTGGGCGCTGCGCGGCGGCGGCGGTAATTTCGGTATCGTTACCTCGTTCGAGTACCGGGTCCATCCGGTTGGCCCGACCGTACTGGCGGGACCGATCGTGCACCCGCTCGCGAACGGGCAGCGGATACTCGCCGAGTATCGTGAACACGCGGCGGCGGCGCCGGACGCGATGACGGCATGGGTCGTTCTGCGCAAAGCGCCACCGTTACCCTTTCTCGATGCCTCCGTCCACGGAGAGGAAGTACTGATCCTCGCGTTGTGCCACTCGGATAGCGGCGAAGACGCCGAGGCAGCGGCCCGTCCCTTCCGCAGGATCGGGACACCGATCGCCGACGCGGTCGGCCCGTGCCCGTTCTCCGCATTCCAGCAGGCGTTCGACCCATTGTTGACACCGGGCGCGCGCAACTACTGGAAGTCGCACAACCTCACCGAGCTGAGTGATGGCGTGATCGACACGCTGATCCGTTACGCAGGGATGCTCCCATCGGACGAGACCGAGATTTTCCTCGGGCAACTCGGAGGTCGCGTCAACCGGATCAAGCCGGAGGCGACGGCCTATCCGCACCGGGATGCGAACTTCGTGATCAACCTGCATACGCGCTGGCGCGATCCCGCGGACGACCAGCGCTGTATCGAATGGACCCGCGCACTGTTTGCGGACCTGGCCCCGTGGGCGACCGGCGGTGTCTATGTGAATTTCATGCCGGATGACGAAACCGGCCAGGACCGTTTACGGGCGGCGTATGGTCCGCACTGGAATCGATTGACGCGGGTGAAGCGACGGTATGATCCGGAGAATTTCTTCCGCATGAATCAGAACATCCAGCCCGCGGCGGAGGAACAGGAAGCCGCCGAATAG
- a CDS encoding DUF6151 family protein: MADTLPIRCKCGTVRALADIRDHHARRAVCYCRDCRMFAYFLAQADKILDRHGGTEVVQMSQARLRFETGRERLACLRLTPRGLLRWYAACCDTPIGNVTANRHIPYLGLVHACLDYGATGATPESLLGPVDCRVHAHDPGVRQRFTDAHAAIPVGTLVRVASRVLGWRLRGDHRHSPFFDPVSGAPVVEPRVLSAEERAHLAAQIPTRAAGPSR, from the coding sequence ATGGCGGACACGCTGCCGATCCGGTGCAAGTGCGGTACGGTCCGGGCGCTTGCGGATATCAGGGATCATCATGCCCGGCGTGCCGTCTGTTACTGCCGTGACTGCCGCATGTTCGCGTACTTCCTGGCACAGGCCGACAAGATCCTCGATCGGCATGGCGGCACGGAAGTGGTGCAGATGTCGCAGGCCCGACTGCGGTTCGAGACCGGGCGCGAACGGCTGGCCTGCCTGCGCCTGACACCCCGGGGGCTGCTGCGCTGGTATGCCGCCTGCTGCGACACCCCGATCGGGAATGTCACGGCAAACCGCCACATCCCCTACCTTGGTCTGGTGCACGCGTGTCTCGATTACGGGGCGACCGGAGCTACGCCCGAGTCTCTCCTTGGTCCGGTCGACTGTCGCGTCCACGCACACGATCCGGGAGTGCGCCAGAGGTTCACTGATGCACACGCGGCCATTCCCGTCGGCACCCTGGTCCGGGTCGCATCCCGCGTGCTCGGCTGGCGCCTGCGCGGCGACCACCGCCATTCCCCGTTCTTTGACCCGGTCTCGGGTGCACCGGTCGTGGAACCCCGGGTACTGAGCGCGGAGGAGCGTGCACACCTGGCAGCGCAGATCCCTACACGAGCCGCGGGTCCATCGCGGTGA